Within candidate division TA06 bacterium, the genomic segment CCAGACCCATGTACTGGAGCGCACCTGCCGCGAGCGTGAGAATGAGTGATGGGAATGACGCTTCGGGCACTCCACTTTTTTCCTGCTCATCTTTTTTCCTTTCCGCTCTGCGCAACAAGTTTAAAGCTCCTCCACTCCAACCAGGGACTTCACTCTGACAGCCTTTCCCTGTTTTATGAAAACCCTGGGAACTCTTGGGCCAACAGAACAAGTGACATCATAGGTGATCGTCCCGGAAAGCCTGGCTAACTCATCTGCACTGATCTCTTCCTCGCCAGAACTCCCTATCAGAACCACCTCATCGCCAACACGAATTTCTGGATGTCCGGTCACATCAACCATTGTCAGGTCCATGCATACCACACCAACTATGTTGAAACGCTTTCCTCTTATCAGAACCTCACCCTTGTTGGAGAGAGCCCTCGAATAGCCGTCCCCATATCCAACAGATACCACTGCGACAGTAGAATCTTTCGGAGCCGTATAAGTCCTTCCATAACTGACTGTCTCGCCTCTGCGGATACTGTTAAGGTGAGCAACTCTCGCCTTAAAGGTCATGACCGGCCTCACATCAATCTGTCTTTTGACCCACTTTGAAGGGTACATGCCGTAGATGACAAGTCCTGGCCTTACCATGTTGAAGTGACTTTCCCTCAAGTCCAGAAGAGATGCGCTGTTGGCGGCATGAACCATAGGGATTTCCACGGACCTTGACCTCAGATCCTCAAGCACCTGTGTGAATCTTTTGAGCTGCTCCAGGGCAAAGGTCTTATCAGACGCCTCTGCACTGGCGAAGTGCGTGAAGATTCCCTCCACCTGGATAGAATCCAACTCACAAACCTGTTGAATGAAATCGGCCGCGCCGGAATAGTTGACCCCCGTCCGTCCCATGCCCGTATCGACCTCAATGTGAACTTTCATCTTCCTGTCCATAGCCTCTGCCACACCAGAGAGCCTGCGCGCATATTCAATGTTTGAAACAGTTGAGGTGAACCCTTCTGTGACGATCTCAGGTATCTCTATGAAAGAAGAAGGACTCAATATGAGAACCGGAACTCCTGCCCCACCCCTCTTGATCTCAATAGCCTCCTCCAGACTTGCCACTCCCAGCACAGATACACCCTCTACCGCAAGTGCTTTGGACACAGCAACGCTGGAGTGACCGTACGCATCGGCCTTTACCGCAACAAGAATCCTCTTGTCAGGACCGACCCATTCCTTCACCTTCCTGAAATTCTCTTTCAGCCGGTCCAGGTCTATCTCTACCCAAGCTCTTCCATTCTTCAGATTGTTCTTAAGCTTTGTCACGGCCTCTATATCCGCACTATATAGGATTTGACTTGTAACTGTTGACATTATCTAATACCATATTCTTGATGGGTTTGAAAGAACAAAATAAGGAACAGCAAGACCTTTTCAAAATACTCTCTCAGCTAGTTGGCAGACTTAGGAAGGAATGCCCCTGGGACAGAGAGCAAACCCCCGAATCTCTCAAGCCTTTTCTGCTAGAAGAAACCCTAGAAACCTCCGAGGCAGTAGAATCCGGTGACCCGGAAAGGCTGAAGGAAGAACTGGGAGACCTCCTTCTCATGGTCCTCCTTTACTGTGAAGTGTCTCAACAATTTACAGTGAACGAAGTACTATCCGGAATAATCGATAAGGTGAAGACGAGGCATCCTCATGTTTTTGGCAAGGAGAAACTGACTTCAAGCCAGCAGGTCGTGGAGCGCTGGGAGCAAATCAAGCAGAAGACTCAAAGAAAAGATTCAGCGCTCAAGAAGGCTGTGCTCCTCAATGACCGGGCTATCCAGATCGGCTTCAATCCGCCATCTTTGGATGAGATGGCCGAGAAACTGACCGAGGAGATGGAGGAACTCAAACGGGCAAAGACTCAGGAGGAGCAAAAGGAAGAATCAGGAGACTTGCTCTTCACAGCAGTCAATATCTGTCGCATGCTCAAGGTAGAACCTGAGTCTGCACTCCTTGCAGCCTGCAACAAGTTCCAGCAGAGGCTCGAAAAGGTTTTCAAAGAACTTCAAAGCAAAGGGAAGATTCCCCAGAACACATCATTTCATAAGATGGACGAGATTTGGACCAAAATCAAATAGCATCCTCCATCAATTCTACTTCGACAGCACCACAAACTCTATTCGCCTGTTCTGTGACCTCCCGTGTTTGGTCTTGTTGGACGCAATAGGCGCATTCTCCCCATAGCCCCTTGCGGTGAGCCTTTCCGGTAATATGCCCCTACTTACCAGCCAGGTACGAACCGCATTGGCCCGGGCCAGCGAGAGTCTCATGTTTGATGAGGCTGACCCCACACTGTCCGTGTGACCTCCGACTTCTACTTTGACCGTGGGGTTTCCCTTCAATGTCTCTAGAGCAGTCTGCAGAACGGGGTATGAGGAAGAGGCAATCGTCGCACTCCCGGAGGCGAACACTATCCCTGTGAGGATAACTCGCTTTCCTTTCTTCATCACTCTTTCAGCCTTGAGCGAAAAATTCTGAATAACGGTTTTGCCCGATTCAACGACAGCAGGAAGAACCGTTTCTCTGTAGTTCTGAGCGCTGACTCTCACACTGTGTGTACCCGCAGGAAGGGTGAGTTTGTAGATTCCGGTTTGAAAATCGCTCGTCGTAGCACAGCCTGCCACATCAATCATTGTAACATCTGCTCCTACAGGTGCATGTGTGCCTGAGTCCCTTATCACTCCGGTCAGAACACCCTCTGCCGACACCTTCTTCGAGAGTTCGAAATCGATCACCACTCTTCCCTCGCTATCCGGCGGAACAACCCTGTCCTTCCATCTGTAACCCTTCTTGAACGCTCTTATCCTCACCCCACCTTCTTTCAGGTAGATTTTGTAAAGGCCCGTCTCAGGATCTGAAAAGATGGGCTTAATCGTATCTCCCGAAAATGTGATCACCACCCCCAGAGGATCTCCGGTCTCTTTGTCCGTCACCTTCCCGGCAACCTCTAGCGGGGGAGGTTCCGGCTTCTTCTTTATGAGTTGCGAAGTTACCGAGAGTCCGAAGACTACATTCCAGCTTGTTCCATCGGATTTGTCGTCTGGTACAAAGTCGAAATCTGTCAGGGCAAATTCAGCTCCGAAATCGAAGACAACGCCCACAGGTGTGAAGAATCTCAAGCCGGGGCACATCCATAGCGTATCGGCAGCCCACTCCGGCTTATCTATTAGCTTTTCTCCAAGCAACTCACCAACGATCCCCACATACGGCCCGGCCTGAATCTCTGCTCCCACTCCCCAGTGAATCTCATTATTCCGACTGTAGGCCTCATCTTTCGCTTTTCCAACACCCAGATATCCAATGCTGCCGTGAACTGCCAGGGGTTTCACCTCAAGATCAGCAAGCAAATCTATGCCCATGTCCGGGCTATGGCCGACTGAAGGGATGAATCCCAACCGGCCCAGTTCATCATCTTCTGAAGGTACCCCGAAAAGGCCGAAATTCACATAAGCCCTTGCGCCAGGAATGATTGCTATGCCAGATTCCTCGCTTTCGAAGATTCGCGCACAGGTCTTGAAGCCGAGCCCGAAATTGCTCAGACCACCGGAGTAGGTGTCCGGCCTCTCTCTTACCTGGTCACTCTGCTCATCATACTTTGCCAACATGTCGAGTCTTAGGTACGACTCCAGAAAATCAAAGATACCGTAGCTAAGCCCGAACCTCGATTCAAAGTAATGATGCTTATCTGCCATGTCCAAGGTGTCAGCCTCAGTCAGCCCCCAATCTCTCCTGGAGTAGTCATCCTGTGTGTATTCGCCGTTCAGAATTACGGTGAAGACGCCGCGTGGAGAAGACCTGGCGCTGTGGAGCTTGAAGAGCCCCGAACCGCCAATCATGCTCGCAGCCCCATGGCAGAAACTGGGCACCAGCAGAGCCAGCAGGAGTGTCAAAACCTTTCTCATTCGGCCTCTCCTAGAGCCCTTATCTCTATCCTCCTGTTCTTAGATCTCCCTTGTTCGGTTGAGTTGTCAGCAACGGGTTTTTCTCCTCCGTAGCCCCTTGTCACAAGAGATGTTTCATCGAAATTGTATCCATTCACCAAGAACCGCCTGAAAACTGAAGCTCTCTTTTCAGATAGAAACAGGTCGGCCTCGGGGGAGTCAGACTTGTCTGTATGCCCACCGATTTCAAACTTCACCCCTGGATTGCTCTTTATTAGACTGACGACCTTCTTTATCCCTTCATAAGATTCAATCTTGAGATTGGCTGTAGCCGGAAGAAAACTGACCCCACTCACCACCATGTGTTCACCCATCTTCAGAAGCGAAATCGAAACCATTTCTGTCTTATGCGCGCCAACTGTCAGCTCCTTTGATGTACTGAGGTATCCTCTCGCATCGCAAATCAGCTTGTATCGTCCGGGAGCAAGCTCAAGCGCTTCCACATTTCCGCTTGAATCTGTCCGCGCCTCCTTACGGCTTTTTCCCTGGAGAAGAATATCCGCTCCAACAGGCTCGCCTGTCTTCATATCAGTGACAACCACACTCACCCATGACTTCCTCTTTTGAGGGGTCAGCCTGATATTCCTCGCCACAGTTTTTCCCTGCTTCACAAAAGCGGGAACGACCCTCTTATTGTATCCTTCTGCCTCCACTATCATGCTCACCAGACCCGGCTTCAATCCCTTGATAACGTAGTAACCCGTCACAGGGTCAGCTTCTATCGTTGCCTCAGACCCTTTTATTGAGACTCTTGCGGCGATGGGTTCGCCAGTGGTCCTATCCTTCACAGCCCCGGATATGGCGCCGGGCTCAACCCCCAGACCTCCAAGGGACCTGGATAGTGTGAGGTTGAAAAAGAAACGCCAGTCA encodes:
- the alr gene encoding alanine racemase, encoding MSTVTSQILYSADIEAVTKLKNNLKNGRAWVEIDLDRLKENFRKVKEWVGPDKRILVAVKADAYGHSSVAVSKALAVEGVSVLGVASLEEAIEIKRGGAGVPVLILSPSSFIEIPEIVTEGFTSTVSNIEYARRLSGVAEAMDRKMKVHIEVDTGMGRTGVNYSGAADFIQQVCELDSIQVEGIFTHFASAEASDKTFALEQLKRFTQVLEDLRSRSVEIPMVHAANSASLLDLRESHFNMVRPGLVIYGMYPSKWVKRQIDVRPVMTFKARVAHLNSIRRGETVSYGRTYTAPKDSTVAVVSVGYGDGYSRALSNKGEVLIRGKRFNIVGVVCMDLTMVDVTGHPEIRVGDEVVLIGSSGEEEISADELARLSGTITYDVTCSVGPRVPRVFIKQGKAVRVKSLVGVEEL
- the mazG gene encoding nucleoside triphosphate pyrophosphohydrolase, yielding MTLSNTIFLMGLKEQNKEQQDLFKILSQLVGRLRKECPWDREQTPESLKPFLLEETLETSEAVESGDPERLKEELGDLLLMVLLYCEVSQQFTVNEVLSGIIDKVKTRHPHVFGKEKLTSSQQVVERWEQIKQKTQRKDSALKKAVLLNDRAIQIGFNPPSLDEMAEKLTEEMEELKRAKTQEEQKEESGDLLFTAVNICRMLKVEPESALLAACNKFQQRLEKVFKELQSKGKIPQNTSFHKMDEIWTKIK